The window gcattttctttttctccaattaatgtgagaatttctagaccatgagagcgaacgtggaggctcctttttctattcctttaataatataatagataagcGATTCATATAAGCATATGCATGAATGGAAAGCTGGggccaatctttttttttcacaggaTTCAAACCGATTTGGAATATCACACATGGCACAACTATTGTTTATACGGATTCTCCCTTTTCAATTACTGaaaaaccccaaaaaaaaaacgagagtTGCAACTAGAACATGAGGTGAATATGGGATTTACAGTGACTATTCCAGCCTCTTTCAGCCGTCCACGCTGCCGGGAAGAAGCTTACGACTCGTGGTCGTCCGTGAAGCCGACGACGAAGCCGTCACGAGCCGATCAGCGGCCGCAGGAATTACCCGCGACGGCGTGACGACTTCGACGACCGACAGGTTGTACGAGTCCGTCCCGAGCCGGCTCTGCGCCCACCCTTTCCTGCCGGAGAAGCCGCCGGCCATGACCCAGCAGTTCTTGAATCCGACGCTGTTGAGCGTCTTCGCCACGATCTTCGAGCTGTCGCAATACCTGCAGGCGCCGATCAATGTAAGTTCAGAATTGTCGTTCATCGATCACAGGGCAATTCAAACGATCGATCGCTTGGTTTCAGTGCACCGACGAGTCCATGATGATGACGTTGGAGCCCTTGCCGATCCTCTTGAGGTAGGAGATCTTCAGCGCGGCGATCTCCGCCTCGGCTTGTTTCGCGTTGCGCACCATGCTCTTCGTCTTGCTTGGAAGCTCTTCCAGCCTGAGATCACATCAGTGCAAAGGTGTTTTGGATTTTGCCATGGAAAAAAACAATGGCTATGTGCCACTTGAGGAATGGAAAGAAATGCATACGGGATAGAGATGAGCTTGTTCTTCGCGTTCGAGGGGAGCTGTGGCACGCCGGTTTTGGCCTTGTCCTTCTCGGTCCTCACATCGATCAGCACGTAATCTTGCGAGGTCACCATGTCCAGAGCTTGTGCAGCGGTCAGGTCAccttaaccaaaaaaaaaagaagtgagcAATCATCCAACGAAGCAAAGCGTGCAAGAGGCGCAATTCAATAGCCAATTCGCAATGTGCTGTGCTGCTACCTTTGTAGCCGCGGAGAGTGAAAGAAAGCAGGGACCATGCCGGCGGCAGGAGCAGGTACGCGAGGAACGCCGCTCCGGCGACCACGACGTAGTCCGCGGAGCCCAGCGACCCGATGgtctccaccgtcgccgacgCGATGGGCTTCGCGGCGTCGATGACCTTCGTGCCCTGCTGCGCCGCGTCCGCGACGGTCTACCGAAACGGAGCATCGTCACCGAATCGAAACGGAGCTGATCAAAGAAGCTTTGCTCGGAGCGGCTGAGACGTCGGGTGTATTACCTTAGCGGCGGACAGAACGGGGGCGGGGTCGACGCCGGCGCCCTGGAGCGCCTCCGTGGCTTGCTTGGAGGCGCCGGAGACCACCGGCGAGGCGAG of the Oryza sativa Japonica Group chromosome 2, ASM3414082v1 genome contains:
- the LOC4330608 gene encoding calcium sensing receptor, chloroplastic, which produces MAPLSVSAILAPSPPPAQAAARASPRRAPASAAPVAAAISTALLALTPAAHAAAFSKEDVAGSVTKVVDTVDQVIGVGGKVAEQSAGVLKALGEAAKPALPALKSAGEQALKLASPVVSGASKQATEALQGAGVDPAPVLSAAKTVADAAQQGTKVIDAAKPIASATVETIGSLGSADYVVVAGAAFLAYLLLPPAWSLLSFTLRGYKGDLTAAQALDMVTSQDYVLIDVRTEKDKAKTGVPQLPSNAKNKLISIPLEELPSKTKSMVRNAKQAEAEIAALKISYLKRIGKGSNVIIMDSYCDSSKIVAKTLNSVGFKNCWVMAGGFSGRKGWAQSRLGTDSYNLSVVEVVTPSRVIPAAADRLVTASSSASRTTTSRKLLPGSVDG